A genomic region of Pseudoalteromonas piscicida contains the following coding sequences:
- a CDS encoding CTP synthase — translation MSTKFIFVTGGVVSSLGKGIAAASLAAILEARGLKVTILKLDPYINVDPGTMSPIQHGEVFVTEDGAETDLDLGHYERFIRTKMTKRNNFTQGRVFEDVLRKERRGEYLGATIQVIPHITNDIKRRVLEGAEGHDVAIVEIGGTVGDIESQPFLEAIRQLGTELGRESALFMHLTLVPFLGPAGEVKTKPTQHSVKELRSIGIQPDILICRSDRKLPANERAKIALFTNVEEKAVISLQDVDSIYKIPALLKSQELDNIICRRFYLERPEADLSEWEQVLYQESNPTGEVTIGMVGKYIELPDAYKSVNEALKHAGLKNRLTVNIEYVDSQDIESKGTELLEHLDAILVPGGFGNRGVEGKILAAKYARENKVPYLGICLGMQVALIEYARNVAGLTGANSTEFDLESPHPVVGLITEWLDADGKIEVRDHDSDLGGTMRLGAQLCHLKEGSKVREVYGNAEIVERHRHRYEVNNNYVAELEKAGLQFTGLSEDKKLVEIIENKDHPWFIAAQFHPEFTSTPRDGHPLFEGFVAAAYSHQKASS, via the coding sequence ATGAGTACAAAATTTATCTTCGTAACGGGCGGAGTAGTATCCTCCTTGGGTAAAGGTATTGCAGCTGCTTCTTTAGCCGCTATATTAGAAGCACGTGGCTTGAAAGTAACGATTCTAAAGCTGGATCCTTACATCAATGTTGACCCTGGGACCATGAGCCCTATCCAACACGGTGAAGTATTCGTAACCGAAGACGGCGCGGAAACCGACCTTGATCTTGGTCACTACGAGCGTTTTATTCGCACTAAAATGACCAAGCGTAACAACTTTACACAAGGCCGTGTATTTGAAGACGTGTTGCGCAAAGAGCGCAGAGGTGAGTACTTAGGTGCCACTATTCAGGTTATTCCTCACATCACAAATGACATCAAGCGTCGCGTGCTTGAAGGCGCGGAAGGCCATGATGTTGCTATCGTAGAGATTGGTGGCACGGTTGGTGATATCGAGTCACAACCTTTCCTAGAAGCAATTCGTCAGCTAGGCACAGAGCTTGGTCGTGAGAGCGCTTTGTTTATGCATTTGACGCTAGTGCCTTTCTTAGGCCCTGCGGGTGAAGTGAAAACTAAGCCAACTCAGCACTCAGTGAAAGAGCTTCGTTCAATCGGTATTCAACCTGATATTTTGATCTGTCGTTCAGATCGTAAACTACCAGCGAACGAGCGCGCAAAGATTGCACTATTCACTAACGTGGAAGAAAAAGCAGTTATCTCACTACAAGACGTAGACAGTATTTATAAGATCCCTGCGCTATTGAAGTCGCAAGAGCTTGATAACATCATTTGTCGTCGTTTCTACCTTGAACGTCCGGAAGCGGATTTATCTGAGTGGGAACAAGTACTTTATCAAGAGTCAAACCCTACTGGTGAAGTGACAATTGGTATGGTTGGTAAATACATCGAATTACCGGACGCATATAAATCAGTTAACGAAGCATTGAAGCATGCTGGTTTGAAAAACCGTTTAACGGTGAATATTGAATATGTTGACTCTCAAGATATCGAGAGCAAAGGCACTGAGTTACTTGAACACCTTGATGCTATCTTAGTACCAGGTGGCTTTGGTAACCGTGGCGTTGAAGGTAAGATCTTAGCTGCAAAATATGCACGTGAAAACAAAGTACCATACCTAGGCATTTGTTTAGGGATGCAAGTTGCGTTAATCGAGTATGCGCGTAACGTTGCAGGTCTGACTGGTGCTAACTCAACTGAATTTGATCTTGAAAGCCCACACCCAGTAGTTGGTCTGATCACTGAGTGGTTAGATGCTGACGGTAAGATTGAAGTACGTGACCACGACTCTGATCTTGGTGGCACTATGCGTCTTGGCGCGCAGCTTTGCCACTTAAAAGAGGGCTCTAAGGTACGTGAAGTATACGGTAATGCCGAAATCGTTGAGCGTCACCGTCACCGCTACGAAGTAAACAACAACTATGTTGCTGAGCTTGAAAAAGCGGGTCTGCAATTTACTGGTCTGTCAGAAGACAAGAAACTAGTTGAGATTATCGAGAATAAAGATCACCCTTGGTTTATCGCGGCTCAGTTCCACCCTGAGTTCACGTCAACGCCTCGTGATGGTCACCCATTATTTGAAGGTTTTGTTGCGGCGGCATACAGCCACCAAAAAGCATCTTCGTAA
- the relA gene encoding GTP diphosphokinase: MVATRQSHQTTLPLEFDARLTILNLSEDQRDWLQKAYELCPADESTEHLNNAIEMVEILADLNFDSESLATAFLTPYFVAGKLSLEQVEEALGKNISLLLRGVENMDTISTLAHQSSGKVQVDNIRRMLLAMVEDVRAVVIKLAEQICHLRAVKKASEEERVVAAKAAANIFAPLANRLGIGQLKWELEDLSFRYLHPDTYKSIAKKLSDKRLDREAYMENMVNSVAQKLADAGIKAQVYGRPKHIYSIYKKMAQKSYEFEQLFDIRAMRVVVDEIQDCYAALGIVHTSWRHLNKEFDDYIATPKQNGYQSIHTVVFGPEGKTVEIQIRTEAMHRDAELGVAAHWMYKEGALPGRNSGYEQKISWLRKLLQWQEEVVDGSEIADELKNQVVEDRVYVFTPKGDIFDLPLGSTPLDFAYYIHSNVGHRCIGAKVFGKIVPFTYTLRTGDQVEILTQKNASPSRDWLNPSLGYIHSSRARSKIHHWFKQQDRDKNLQAGKEILDSHLQKLDITYKDLEPAIDRFNFKELDDLMVAIGAGDIRINQFLNYVQDKPEDTPKLKISSPKHTKGDKNAVVVDGVGSLMSHMAKCCEPVPGDEIVGYITQGRGIAVHRSDCESFAHITDVHPEREIAVSWSDDVKASYAITLKIEAHDRQGLIRDISSVLANEKVNVLNMNVQTQDDKNVAVFMMKVEVDDLSAMHRLLTKLMQIEGVFDAKRL; encoded by the coding sequence ATGGTTGCTACTCGGCAGTCGCATCAAACCACTTTGCCACTAGAGTTTGATGCGCGACTCACTATCTTAAACTTGTCAGAGGATCAAAGGGACTGGCTGCAAAAGGCCTATGAACTTTGTCCCGCGGATGAGTCAACGGAACATCTCAATAATGCCATCGAAATGGTCGAGATCCTTGCAGACTTAAATTTTGATAGCGAATCTTTAGCAACTGCGTTTTTAACTCCTTATTTTGTTGCTGGAAAGTTGTCCCTTGAGCAAGTAGAGGAAGCGCTTGGCAAAAATATCTCTCTGCTTTTAAGAGGGGTGGAGAATATGGACACCATCAGCACTTTAGCACACCAAAGCTCGGGTAAGGTACAAGTCGACAACATCCGCCGTATGTTACTCGCTATGGTGGAAGATGTGCGTGCCGTGGTGATTAAGCTTGCTGAGCAAATCTGCCATTTACGTGCGGTTAAGAAAGCATCGGAAGAAGAAAGAGTCGTTGCTGCAAAAGCCGCAGCAAATATTTTTGCGCCACTTGCGAATCGGTTGGGGATTGGTCAATTAAAATGGGAACTTGAAGATCTCTCGTTCCGTTATTTACATCCGGATACGTATAAGTCTATTGCCAAGAAGCTTTCTGATAAACGCCTAGACCGCGAAGCTTATATGGAAAATATGGTTAATTCGGTGGCACAAAAACTTGCGGATGCAGGCATTAAAGCGCAGGTCTACGGTCGCCCTAAACATATTTACAGCATTTATAAAAAAATGGCGCAGAAAAGCTATGAATTCGAACAGTTGTTCGACATTCGCGCGATGCGAGTGGTGGTAGATGAAATTCAAGATTGCTACGCCGCTTTGGGTATTGTGCACACCAGTTGGCGACATTTAAACAAAGAGTTTGACGACTATATTGCTACGCCTAAGCAAAACGGCTATCAGTCTATCCACACCGTGGTATTTGGTCCTGAGGGCAAAACGGTAGAAATCCAAATTCGCACTGAGGCCATGCATCGAGATGCAGAGCTTGGGGTGGCGGCACATTGGATGTACAAAGAAGGTGCATTGCCGGGCAGAAACTCAGGATACGAGCAAAAAATTAGCTGGCTACGCAAACTGTTGCAGTGGCAAGAAGAAGTGGTAGATGGCAGTGAAATAGCTGATGAGCTAAAGAATCAGGTTGTCGAAGACCGTGTTTATGTATTCACGCCCAAGGGCGATATCTTTGATTTGCCGTTAGGCTCGACGCCACTCGACTTTGCATACTACATTCATTCCAATGTTGGACATCGCTGCATTGGTGCAAAAGTGTTTGGTAAAATAGTGCCTTTCACTTACACATTGCGCACCGGCGATCAGGTAGAAATTCTTACCCAGAAAAATGCTTCGCCAAGTCGAGATTGGTTAAACCCGTCGCTGGGATATATTCACTCTTCAAGAGCGCGCAGTAAAATCCATCACTGGTTTAAGCAGCAAGATAGAGACAAAAATCTTCAAGCGGGTAAGGAAATTTTAGATAGTCATCTGCAAAAACTAGATATTACCTATAAAGATTTAGAACCCGCGATTGACCGCTTTAACTTTAAAGAGCTCGACGATTTAATGGTGGCGATTGGTGCCGGTGATATTCGTATCAACCAATTCCTGAACTACGTTCAAGATAAACCTGAGGATACACCTAAGTTAAAAATCTCCTCGCCAAAACACACTAAAGGCGACAAAAACGCAGTGGTGGTTGATGGGGTTGGCAGCTTGATGAGTCATATGGCGAAATGCTGTGAGCCTGTACCGGGCGATGAAATTGTGGGTTACATCACGCAAGGGCGAGGTATTGCTGTGCATCGCTCTGATTGTGAGTCATTTGCTCATATTACGGATGTACATCCAGAGCGTGAGATTGCGGTCAGTTGGTCAGATGATGTTAAAGCGTCGTACGCCATTACATTAAAAATTGAAGCGCACGACCGTCAAGGGCTGATCCGAGACATTAGCTCTGTGCTTGCCAATGAAAAAGTCAATGTGCTCAATATGAACGTACAAACACAAGACGATAAAAACGTAGCAGTATTTATGATGAAGGTAGAGGTGGATGACCTTTCTGCTATGCATCGTTTGCTGACTAAATTGATGCAAATCGAAGGTGTTTTTGATGCTAAACGACTCTAA
- the mazG gene encoding nucleoside triphosphate pyrophosphohydrolase, whose amino-acid sequence MLNDSKPSTAIGIEQLLEIMSQLRDPSTGCDWDKKQTFKTIVPHTLEEAHEVADAIEQGDFAHLKEELGDLLFQVIFYAQLGKEQGLFDFADIVQTLNDKLVRRHPHVFEKQESLSEAELEQQWHAIKQQEKQGQKQGAFAADIPSSLPALSKAFKIQKQAAKLGFDWPSYHGAWDKVQEEVAEVSEALQVDPLSEHAAEEVGDLLFATVNVSRHIKRDPEQLLRQANEKFRNRFVQVEAVLNESSLSLKDASLEEMDGAWETVKRRQRSKNRD is encoded by the coding sequence ATGCTAAACGACTCTAAGCCTTCTACAGCAATTGGGATAGAGCAGCTGCTAGAGATTATGTCGCAGCTGCGCGACCCAAGCACTGGATGCGACTGGGATAAGAAGCAAACCTTTAAAACCATTGTCCCTCATACGTTAGAAGAAGCACACGAAGTTGCCGATGCTATCGAGCAAGGCGACTTTGCTCACTTAAAAGAAGAGTTGGGAGACTTGCTGTTCCAAGTGATTTTTTATGCTCAGCTTGGAAAAGAGCAGGGGTTGTTTGATTTTGCTGACATAGTGCAAACTCTCAATGACAAATTAGTGAGACGTCACCCTCATGTATTTGAAAAGCAGGAAAGTTTAAGCGAAGCAGAGCTTGAGCAGCAATGGCACGCCATTAAACAGCAAGAAAAACAGGGGCAAAAACAAGGGGCGTTCGCGGCGGATATTCCAAGTAGCTTGCCAGCATTATCAAAAGCCTTCAAAATTCAAAAGCAAGCAGCCAAACTCGGATTTGACTGGCCAAGTTACCACGGCGCGTGGGATAAAGTACAAGAGGAAGTCGCAGAGGTGAGCGAGGCGCTGCAAGTTGACCCACTCTCTGAACATGCTGCGGAAGAGGTGGGCGACTTGTTGTTTGCAACTGTGAATGTGAGCCGACATATAAAACGAGATCCTGAGCAGCTGCTACGTCAAGCCAACGAGAAATTTAGAAATCGCTTTGTGCAAGTCGAAGCCGTTTTGAATGAGTCCTCACTATCACTTAAAGATGCGAGCTTGGAGGAGATGGATGGCGCTTGGGAGACAGTGAAACGTCGTCAACGCAGCAAAAACAGAGACTGA
- the eno gene encoding phosphopyruvate hydratase — protein sequence MSKIVRVIGREVMDSRGNPTVEADVHLESGAWGRACAPSGASTGTREALELRDGDKSRYLGKGVLTAVNYVNNEIAAALEGQNALEQRAIDQIMLDLDGTENKEKLGANAILAVSLATAKAAAQDKGVALYEHIADINGTAGQYSMPVPMMNIINGGEHADNNVDIQEFMVQPVGAKSFREALRMGAEIFHSLKNVLKSRGLNTAVGDEGGFAPDLKSNEEALEVIVEAVAAAGYEMNKDVTLALDCAASEFYVDGKYDLKGEGKTFDSEGFAGFLADLAARYPIVSIEDGLDESDWAGWKILTDKIGDKVQLVGDDLFVTNTKILKRGIEESIGNSILIKFNQIGSLSETLDAIKMAQDAGFTAVISHRSGETEDATIADLAVATAAGQIKTGSLCRSDRVAKYNQLLRIEEALGEKAVYKGRSEIKGQ from the coding sequence ATGTCAAAAATCGTTAGAGTGATTGGCCGTGAAGTTATGGACTCACGCGGTAACCCAACAGTAGAAGCGGACGTACACCTAGAGTCAGGTGCATGGGGCCGTGCATGTGCGCCATCAGGTGCATCTACGGGTACCCGTGAAGCACTAGAGCTACGTGACGGTGATAAGTCTCGTTACTTAGGTAAAGGTGTATTAACAGCGGTAAACTACGTAAATAACGAAATCGCGGCAGCACTTGAAGGTCAAAACGCGCTAGAGCAACGTGCAATCGACCAAATCATGTTGGACTTAGACGGCACTGAAAACAAAGAAAAACTAGGTGCGAACGCTATCCTTGCGGTATCTCTAGCAACAGCAAAAGCAGCTGCACAAGACAAAGGCGTGGCGCTATACGAACATATCGCAGACATCAACGGTACAGCAGGTCAGTACTCAATGCCAGTTCCAATGATGAACATTATCAATGGTGGTGAGCACGCGGATAATAACGTTGATATTCAAGAGTTTATGGTTCAGCCTGTTGGCGCAAAGAGCTTCCGTGAAGCACTACGAATGGGTGCTGAAATCTTCCATAGCCTGAAAAACGTACTTAAGTCACGTGGCCTGAACACTGCAGTTGGTGATGAAGGTGGTTTTGCTCCAGACCTTAAATCAAATGAAGAAGCGCTAGAAGTAATTGTTGAAGCAGTTGCAGCTGCTGGCTACGAAATGAACAAAGACGTAACACTAGCACTTGACTGTGCAGCGTCTGAGTTTTATGTCGATGGCAAGTATGACCTAAAGGGCGAAGGTAAAACATTCGACTCGGAAGGTTTTGCTGGCTTCTTGGCCGATCTTGCCGCACGTTACCCAATTGTATCAATCGAAGATGGCTTAGACGAAAGTGACTGGGCTGGCTGGAAAATCCTAACAGATAAAATTGGCGATAAAGTTCAGCTAGTGGGTGATGATCTCTTTGTTACTAACACTAAGATTTTAAAGCGTGGTATTGAAGAAAGCATTGGTAACTCAATCTTGATTAAATTCAATCAGATTGGTTCACTGTCTGAAACGCTTGATGCCATCAAAATGGCGCAAGATGCTGGCTTTACTGCCGTTATTTCACACCGCTCTGGTGAAACTGAAGACGCTACCATTGCTGATTTAGCAGTGGCGACAGCGGCAGGTCAAATTAAGACTGGTTCACTTTGCCGTTCGGATCGTGTAGCTAAGTACAACCAATTGCTACGTATTGAAGAAGCGCTAGGTGAAAAAGCGGTATACAAAGGCCGTAGTGAAATCAAAGGCCAGTAA